CAAGGTCGTCCTGGTGAACGCGCACCTCGAGGGTGTCCCCGCGGCGGTTGCTCTTGGAACTGACCTTGACGTCATCCGGGGAATCGACGATTCCGCGGACCAGGTGCTCCAGCGCTTCTGCCAGCAATCTACTCAGCCTCGGTGGTCTCAGCTTCGGCGTCGGCCGGGGCCTCGGCAGCGTCAGACTTGGATGCCTTCTTGGTGATGGCTTCCGGGATGATGACCGAGCCCTTCTCCGGCGCAACGAAGGCTTCCTTCTCGACCTTGGTCTTGAGGGTGCCTTCCTGGCCCGGCAGGCCCTTGAACTTCTGCCAGTCACCGGTGATCTTCAGGATCGCGGCAACCTGCTCGGACGGCTGGGCGCCGACGGACAGCCAGTACTGGGCACGCTCGGAGTTGACCTCGATGTATGAGGGCTCTTCGGTGGGGTGGTACTTGCCGATCTCCTCGATGGCGCGGCCATCACGCTTGGTGCGTGAGTCCGCGACGACGATGCGGTAGTACGGGGCGCGCATCTTGCCGAAGCGCTTAAGGCGAATCTTTACGGCCACTTTTGTGGTCACTCCTGTTTCAGAAAAAGGGGTGAACCCGGCTTTCTGCACCCGTGGGGCGGGCCGTACTTGCGGGTTCGAAGGACAGGATCCGGACGCGGAGAGAGGGGCCACGCAGATCGAGTACCTGTTTATTGTGCCAGATGAACGGCGTTATTTCGACTTGGCAGCTCAGGCGGACCAGACGTACAGGCCTGTCCGCTCCGAATCGTCGATGCCGGCGGCAAGCTGTGCCAGTTGCTGCACATAGGTCCGGGCCTGGCCGGCGTCGAACGGCATGTCCTCCTGGCCGGCCCACTGTTCGGCCACGTCGTCGAGGACGTTGCCTTCGCCTTCGGTTTCGTACGTGAGCAGGTCCGCAAGGGCGCGGACCATGGCCGCCGGAACGGCGAGGAGCGAATCGCTGGAGACATCCACCATGGTCAGCTCGTAGTCGGCCCCGCCTGCGTGGACGGCCGTGCCCGCCAGGTCACCCAGCTGCTCGACCTCGAAGTCGCTGATTCCCTGGATCCGCACTGCCTGGCCGGCAGGGCCGGGGGCCGCTGCGGAGCCGCTTCCTTCATCGAGGATGCCGGCGCGTTTCAGCGCGGCGTCATGGGTGGCGACAAAGATCTCGGTGAAGCCCATGGCGGTTGCCCTTCTTCCGTTGGCGGAACAGCGCGCCGGGCGCTGGTGCAGCCCGGCCGTACGGGTTCAGCCTAGTAGTTGCCCGGCTGCCGGTGCACGCCGGAGCCCTTTTCTGCCGCCCTTGTGCGCAAACGGCCGCCAAGGCCGCCGCTCAGCGGACGGCGACCCGGATCCTGTTGCGCCACGGGTCCTCGAAGCGGAGCTCGGCACCGGTGTGGTGCGAGGCCACTCCGGAAACCTTGAGCCGGTCGGCCAGCGCCCCGACGTCATCACCTGACGGAACCTCGATCAGCACTTCCCCGAGCCCCAGCGTGTCCTTGCGGGGCCCGGCACCGCGGCTGTTCCAGACGTTCATTGCCATGTGGTGGTGGTAGCGGCCGGCGGATACGAACAACGCCTGCCCGTGCCAGCCCGCCGTCTTTTCGAAGCCGAGGGTGCCTACGTAGAAGTCCCGGGCAGTCTGGACGTCGCCCACCTGCAGGTGCACGTGCCCAACGCCCGCGGACGTCTGCCGTTGGCCTTCCAAAGACTGCTCTGTGAGGTACTGCTCCAGGTACCGCTGCGGCGGCAGGGCAAGGCTGTCCATGACCACGTCCGTCCCGTTCCAGGACCAGTTGCTGCGCGGGCGGTCCCAGTACAGCTCGATGCCGTTGCCCTCGGGATCGGTGAAGTAGAAGGCCTCGCTCACCAGATGGTCGGCGCTGCCGGTGAAGGACCGCGGCTCATACTGGGCGGCCGTGGCGACGGTGGCGGCCAGGGAAGCCTGGTCCTCGAACAGCAGCGCCGTGTGGAACAGGCCCGCCTCTCCCCTGCCGGGAAGGTGCAGCCCGGGCGCCGGCGCCAGGTGGACCAAGGGAGTGCCGAGGCGGCCAAGGTAGAGCCCGCCGTCCTGTTCGGCCACCACCTCGAGTCCCAATGCGCGCTGGTAGTAGTCGGTCATGAGCTTCATGTCGCCCACCTTGAGCATCAC
This window of the Pseudarthrobacter defluvii genome carries:
- a CDS encoding RNA-binding protein, with product MLAEALEHLVRGIVDSPDDVKVSSKSNRRGDTLEVRVHQDDLGRVIGRQGRTARALRTVVAALAGGEPVRVDVVDTDRRR
- the rpsP gene encoding 30S ribosomal protein S16, which gives rise to MAVKIRLKRFGKMRAPYYRIVVADSRTKRDGRAIEEIGKYHPTEEPSYIEVNSERAQYWLSVGAQPSEQVAAILKITGDWQKFKGLPGQEGTLKTKVEKEAFVAPEKGSVIIPEAITKKASKSDAAEAPADAEAETTEAE
- a CDS encoding VOC family protein, with the protein product MTSAATSRDLLPADLAMGTVMLKVGDMKLMTDYYQRALGLEVVAEQDGGLYLGRLGTPLVHLAPAPGLHLPGRGEAGLFHTALLFEDQASLAATVATAAQYEPRSFTGSADHLVSEAFYFTDPEGNGIELYWDRPRSNWSWNGTDVVMDSLALPPQRYLEQYLTEQSLEGQRQTSAGVGHVHLQVGDVQTARDFYVGTLGFEKTAGWHGQALFVSAGRYHHHMAMNVWNSRGAGPRKDTLGLGEVLIEVPSGDDVGALADRLKVSGVASHHTGAELRFEDPWRNRIRVAVR